Proteins from a single region of Sneathiella aquimaris:
- a CDS encoding Crp/Fnr family transcriptional regulator has translation MQNLDNIELLDKLPPEKKLEISSKCNWKKYTSGSQILEKSSTSRDIFFVVSGSVNVVNYGVSGREVAYATVEAGQYFGELSAIDGKPRSANIIANKECLLASLSPENFNELLLEHPEVMMLVMQRLARIIRINDDRILDLSTLGAVQRVCQELLRMATPDPVTPGSWLIYPMPTQSVIASRVSTTRETVARVIGQLTGDGLIQKRDKSMYLKDKAGIEEFISSLAVSPGNVPR, from the coding sequence ATGCAAAATCTTGATAATATTGAACTTCTAGACAAGTTGCCACCAGAAAAGAAGCTGGAAATCTCTAGTAAATGCAATTGGAAAAAATACACTTCCGGTTCGCAAATACTGGAAAAATCAAGCACGAGCAGAGATATTTTCTTTGTCGTCTCGGGCAGTGTCAACGTTGTGAACTATGGTGTTTCCGGCCGGGAAGTTGCCTATGCGACAGTTGAGGCCGGTCAGTATTTTGGGGAATTATCTGCCATTGATGGCAAGCCGCGTTCGGCAAATATTATTGCGAATAAAGAATGCCTGCTTGCCTCATTGTCTCCTGAAAATTTTAATGAGCTTTTGTTGGAGCATCCGGAAGTGATGATGCTGGTCATGCAACGTCTGGCCCGTATCATTCGGATAAATGACGATCGGATTTTGGACCTGTCTACGTTGGGCGCTGTTCAGCGGGTATGTCAGGAGCTGTTGCGGATGGCGACACCCGATCCAGTTACACCGGGATCCTGGTTGATTTATCCCATGCCAACACAAAGTGTTATTGCAAGCCGTGTTTCGACTACGCGAGAGACGGTCGCACGTGTTATCGGGCAATTGACGGGGGATGGTCTTATTCAGAAGCGTGACAAAAGCATGTATCTGAAAGACAAGGCAGGGATTGAAGAGTTTATCAGTAGTCTTGCTGTCTCTCCCGGAAATGTACCACGCTAA
- a CDS encoding 8-oxoguanine deaminase yields MQKPIWIKNPLAILNSKCAGGLIVKNNTIVELVGLGESPKSISLPDLDIFDASQHVVIPGLINTHHHFYQTLTRACPIALNKPLFPWLQSLYPVWARLTPKMLASASRLALAELMLSGCSTAADHHYLFPAPLSDAIDIQVEAVKELGLRAHLTRGSMSLGEDQGGLPPQSTVQNEQTILDDSRRLIQKYHQNEDGAYLQVALAPCSPFSVSTDLMQASAELASEYNVRLHTHLAETHDETDFCLKMFGLRPVDYLEKVGWLSSNAWLAHGIHFNDEEIARLGKAKVGITHCPSSNMVLSSGICRTLELENAGCPVGLGVDGSASNDGSNLIQEVRQAMLIGRLLYDANEMTHHSALRFATQGSADCLGRSDIGRLEVGAQADIAFFKLDEMRFSGAGDPLAALLLCGAHKADHLMVGGQWRVKNGEIPNLDIDALMAEHHQLGQELQQL; encoded by the coding sequence TTGCAAAAACCAATCTGGATTAAAAACCCCCTCGCCATATTAAACAGCAAGTGCGCCGGTGGTTTGATTGTTAAAAACAACACCATTGTGGAATTGGTTGGTCTTGGGGAAAGCCCAAAATCTATTTCCCTACCCGACTTGGATATTTTTGATGCCAGCCAGCATGTCGTGATACCTGGCTTGATCAACACTCATCATCACTTTTACCAGACACTGACGCGCGCCTGCCCCATTGCGCTGAACAAACCGTTATTTCCTTGGCTACAATCGCTGTATCCTGTCTGGGCCCGCTTGACCCCTAAAATGCTTGCCAGTGCCTCACGATTGGCATTGGCCGAACTTATGCTGTCCGGATGCTCAACCGCAGCGGACCATCATTACCTGTTCCCGGCCCCATTATCCGATGCCATCGATATTCAGGTCGAAGCGGTTAAAGAACTTGGCTTACGGGCTCATCTAACCCGCGGCTCCATGAGTCTGGGTGAAGATCAAGGCGGGCTCCCCCCTCAATCAACCGTACAAAACGAACAGACAATTCTGGATGACAGTCGACGCCTTATTCAGAAATATCATCAAAACGAAGACGGTGCGTATCTGCAGGTTGCGCTGGCCCCCTGCTCTCCTTTTTCGGTCAGTACAGACCTGATGCAGGCATCTGCCGAGCTTGCATCAGAATATAATGTCCGCCTTCACACCCACCTTGCAGAAACGCATGACGAAACTGACTTTTGCTTGAAAATGTTCGGATTACGGCCTGTCGACTATCTGGAAAAGGTGGGCTGGCTGTCCTCCAATGCCTGGCTTGCCCATGGCATACATTTCAACGACGAAGAAATCGCCCGTCTTGGAAAAGCAAAAGTGGGCATAACCCATTGCCCATCATCAAACATGGTCCTTTCTTCCGGTATTTGCCGAACGTTGGAACTTGAAAACGCCGGGTGTCCTGTCGGTTTGGGTGTGGATGGCTCCGCTTCAAATGATGGCTCGAACCTTATTCAGGAGGTTCGTCAGGCGATGTTGATTGGACGGCTTCTTTATGACGCTAATGAAATGACACATCATTCGGCCCTGCGTTTTGCAACCCAAGGCTCTGCCGATTGTTTAGGGCGCAGCGACATTGGTCGTCTTGAGGTCGGCGCACAGGCAGATATTGCCTTTTTCAAGCTGGACGAAATGCGTTTTTCAGGAGCAGGAGACCCCCTCGCGGCTTTACTTTTGTGTGGTGCACACAAAGCTGACCATTTGATGGTTGGCGGCCAATGGCGGGTTAAAAACGGCGAAATACCAAATCTGGATATTGATGCCTTAATGGCCGAGCACCATCAATTGGGTCAGGAACTACAGCAATTATAG